The following proteins are encoded in a genomic region of Populus nigra chromosome 16, ddPopNigr1.1, whole genome shotgun sequence:
- the LOC133675851 gene encoding pantothenate kinase 2 isoform X2: MNFLLGCSLIKLVYFSRHQDRPTNDKRKKTGKERFGISNGNRRSYPILGGRLHFVKFETSKINECLDFISSKQLHCGGMDSHSWHSETSPNGNAVIKATGGGAYKFADLFKERLGVSLDKEDEMDCLVAGANFLLKAIRHEAFTHMEGQKEFVQIDQNDLFPYLLVNIGSGVSMIKVDGDGKFERVSGTNVGGGTYWGLGRLLTKCKSFDELLELSQRGDNRTIDMLVGDIYGGMDYNKIGLSASTIASSFGKTISEKKELADYRPEDISLSLLRMISYNIGQISYLNALRFGLKRIFFGGFFIRGHAYTMDTISFAVHFWSKGEAQAMFLRHEGFLGALGAFMSYEKHGLDDLMVHQLVERFPMGAPYTGGKIHGPPLGDLNEKISWMEKFVQKGTEITAPVPMDPPGTTGLGGFEVPSSKGGTLRSDASALNVGVLHLVPTLEVFPQLADPKMYEPNTIDLSDHNELEYWFTVLSEHLSDLVDKAVASEGGTDDAKRRGDAFARAFSAHLARLMEEPAAYGKLGLANLLELREECLREFQFVDAYRSIKQRENEASLAVLPDLLAELDSMTEETRLLTLIEGVLAANIFDWGSRACVELYHKGTIIEIYRMSRNKMQRPWRVDDFDVFKERMLGSGDKKPRPHKRALLFVDNSGADVVLGMLPLARELLQRGTEVVLVANSLPALNDVTAMELPDIVAEAAKHCDILRRAAEAGGLLVDAMINTSDGSKENSSSVSLMVVENGCGSPCIDLRQVSSELAAAAKDADLIILEGMGRALHTNFNARFKCEALKLAMVKNQRLAEKLIKGNIYDCVCRYEPAS; encoded by the exons ATGAACTTCTTGCTTGGAT GTTCGCTAATCAAGTTGGTGTATTTTTCAAGACACCAAGACCGACCAACTAATGATAAGAGGAAGAAGACAGGGAAGGAGAGATTTGGAATTTCCAATGGTAATAGGAGAAGCTACCCCATTCTTGGAGGGAGACTTCATTTTGTCAAGTTTGAGACAAGCAAGATCAATGAATGCTTAGATTTTATTTCTTCCAAGCAGCTTCACTGTGGTG GCATGGATTCACATAGTTGGCATTCTGAGACCTCACCCAATGGCAATGCTGTAATTAAG GCCACTGGCGGCGGGGCATACAAGTTTGCAGACCTCTTCAAGGAAAGGCTTGGGGTTAGTCTTGACAAGGAAGATGAGATGGATTGTCTTGTGGCAGGAGCCAACTTTTTGCTTAAG GCTATTCGCCATGAAGCTTTCACACACATGGAGGGCCAGAAAGAGTTTGTGCAGATTGATCAGAATGATCTGTTCCCTTATCTTCTTGTTAACATTGGATCTGGTGTTAGCATGATCAAG GTTGATGGGGATGGAAAGTTTGAACGAGTCAGTGGCACAAATGTTGGTGGTGGTACTTACTGGGGCTTGGGAAGGCTGTTAACCAAGTGCAAGAG TTTCGATGAGTTGCTAGAGCTGAGTCAAAGGGGTGATAATAGAACAATTGATATGCTGGTTGGTGATATTTATGGTGGTATGGATTATAATAAG ATTGGTCTCTCAGCATCAACCATTGCTTCTAGTTTTGGCAAGACTATATCTGAAAAGAAGGAACTCGCAGACTACAGACCTGAAGATATTTCCCTGTCCCTCTTGCGAATGATTTCATATAACATTGGGCAG ATTTCATACCTGAATGCACTTCGATTTGGGCTTAAACGAATCTTCTTTGGAGGGTTTTTTATTAGGGGTCATGCATATACAATGGATACAATTTCCTTTGCTGTTCATTTCTG GTCGAAAGGAGAGGCACAAGCAATGTTTTTGCGGCATGAAGGGTTTCTGGGAGCTTTAGGTGCATTTATGAGCTATGAAAAGCATGGTCTTGATGACTTGATGGTCCATCAGTTAGTTGAAAGGTTCCCTATGGGTGCACCATATACTGGAGGAAAGATTCATGGCCCACCACTCGGGGATTTGAATGAGAAG ATTTCATGGATGGAAAAGTTTGTGCAGAAGGGAACTGAGATTACTGCACCTGTACCAATGGATCCACCTGGAACCACAGGGCTTGGTGGGTTTGAAGTTCCTTCATCCAAAGGTGGTACTCTACGTTCTGATGCCAGTGCATTAAACGTTGGTGTTCTACATCTTGTACCCACACTGGAGGTGTTTCCACAGTTGGCAGACCCAAAAAT GTACGAGCCTAACACTATCGACCTCTCAGATCACAATGAATTAGA GTATTGGTTCACTGTGCTGTCCGAGCATTTGTCAGATCTTGTTGATAAG GCAGTGGCTAGTGAAGGTGGAACAGATGATGCTAAAAGAAGAGGTGATGCTTTTGCTCGTGCATTTTCTGCTCACTTGGCAAG ATTAATGGAGGAGCCTGCAGCATATGGGAAGTTAGGATTGGCCAATCTTTTGGAACTAAGGGAAGAGTGCTTGAGAGAATTCCAATTTGTTGACGCCTACAGAAGCATAAAACAAAG GGAAAATGAGGCATCACTTGCTGTGTTACCTGACCTGTTGGCAGAGCTTGATAGCATGACAGAG GAGACAAGATTGCTTACATTAATTGAAGGTGTTCTAGCTGCAAACATATTTGACTGGGGATCTCGTGCTTGTGTGGAACTCTATCATAAAGGAACAATTATAGAAATCTATAGAATGAGTCGCAATAAAATGCAAAGACCTTGGCGG GTGGATGACTTTGATGTCTTCAAAGAAAGAATGTTGGGGTCTGGAGATAAGAAGCCTCGCCCCCATAAGCGAGCTTTACTTTTTGTGGACAACTCAGGTGCTGATGTTGTTTTAGGGATGCTTCCCCTAGCACGGGAGCTCCTCCAACGTGGAACTGAG GTCGTTTTGGTTGCGAACTCCCTTCCTGCACTAAATGATGTAACTGCTATGGAGCTTCCTGACATTGTAGCTGAGGCTGCAAAG CATTGTGACATTCTTCGCAGAGCTGCTGAAGCAGGTGGCCTACTTGTTGATGCAATGATAAACACTTCAGATGGTTCTAAAGAGAATTCCTCCTCGGTCTCCTTGATGGTTGTTGAGAATGGGTGTGGGAGTCCATGCATAGATTTGAGGCAGGTCAGCTCTGAGCTCGCTGCTGCTGCAAAGGATGCTGATTTG